Proteins from one Triticum aestivum cultivar Chinese Spring chromosome 7A, IWGSC CS RefSeq v2.1, whole genome shotgun sequence genomic window:
- the LOC123152994 gene encoding probable E3 ubiquitin-protein ligase ATL44, with translation MASLMPSLAMDLPQEEGGHEDSAFLGVVGDPDDSELAALVAGALKTVDAPSDDDDELSCPICLEEDDAAAWKETPCGHRFHGWCVERWLQEKESCPMCRREVVTAPAATADCTAAHLHFLCVKQAALGLHVFGDVPVDDMETDDDDDA, from the exons ATGGCTAGCTTGATGCCATCGCTTGCCATGGACCTGCCACAAGAAGAAGGAGGCCACGAGGACTCCGCGTTCCTCGGCGTCGTGGGAGATCCAGACGACTCGGAGTTGGCCGCGTTGGTGGCCGGGGCGCTGAAGACGGTGGACGCGCcgtccgacgacgacgacgagctcAGCTGCCCGATCTGCTTGGAGGAGGACGACGCCGCGGCGTGGAAGGAGACACCGTGCGGGCACCGGTTCCACGGGTGGTGCGTAGAGAGGTGGCTGCAGGAGAAAGAGAGCTGTCCCATGTGCCGTCGCGAGGTCGTCACGGCGCCCGCCGCCACCGCAGATTGTACTGCTGCACACCTACATTTCTTATGTGTAAAACAAG CTGCCTTGGGGTTGCATGTGTTTGGCGATGTTCCTGTGGACGACATGGaaactgatgatgatgatgatgcttag
- the LOC123152991 gene encoding probable E3 ubiquitin-protein ligase ATL44, which translates to MASLMPSLAMDLPQEEGGHEDSAFLGVVGDPDDSELAALVAGALKTVDAPSDDDDELSCPICLEEDDAAAWKETPCGHRFHGWCVERWLQEKESCPMCRREVVTAPAATADCTAAHLHFFLTLWIAALGLHVFGDVPVDDMETDDDDDA; encoded by the exons ATGGCTAGCTTGATGCCATCGCTTGCCATGGACCTGCCACAAGAAGAAGGAGGCCACGAGGACTCCGCGTTCCTCGGCGTCGTGGGAGATCCAGACGACTCGGAGTTGGCCGCGTTGGTGGCCGGGGCGCTGAAGACGGTGGACGCGCcgtccgacgacgacgacgagctcAGCTGCCCGATCTGCTTGGAGGAGGACGACGCCGCGGCGTGGAAGGAGACACCGTGCGGGCACCGGTTCCACGGGTGGTGCGTAGAGAGGTGGCTGCAGGAGAAAGAGAGCTGTCCCATGTGCCGTCGCGAGGTCGTCACGGCGCCCGCCGCCACCGCAGATTGTACTGCTGCACACCTACATTTCTT tctaacatTATGGATAGCTGCCTTGGGGTTGCATGTGTTTGGCGATGTTCCTGTGGACGACATGGaaactgatgatgatgatgatgcttag